Proteins encoded together in one Impatiens glandulifera chromosome 1, dImpGla2.1, whole genome shotgun sequence window:
- the LOC124922309 gene encoding zingipain-2-like: MTTPATTILLLFLALFSASLSLMMADMSIIEYDNNHQSKSRTDEEMMNIYKKWMVENGKVYNGIDEFEKRFEIFKDNLVFIDAHNSENRTYKVGLNVFSDLTDEEYRSYYLGMKYDADPQSVQSELDSQRYAVSSGEILPESVDWRTKGAVSPIKNQGKCGSCWAFSAIAAVESINKIVTGQLIDLSEQELIDCDRASLGCLAGYILTAFQFIVRNGGIDTEKDYPYREAKGTCNATKMKSKVVSIDGWERVPPYDENSLKKAVAQQPISVGIEAYGKEFKNYVSGIFTGYCRTSLDHALVVVGYGSEKGLDYWIVKNSWGTNWGEKGYMRIERNNVPSGKGKGKCGIAVQGFYPTKKGNAGVGDGVVSTA, translated from the exons ATGactactccggccaccaccatcctcctcctcttcctagCCCTCTTCTCCGCCTCCCTCAGCCTCATGATGGCGGACATGTCAATCATCGAGTATGATAACAATCACCAATCAAAATCCAGAACCGAcgaagaaatgatgaatatttaCAAAAAGTGGATGGTAGAGAATGGAAAAGTGTACAACGGAATAGATGAATTTGAAAAACGTTTCGAAATTTTTAAGGATAATTTGGTCTTCATAGATGCTCATAACTCCGAGAACCGGACCTACAAGGTTGGATTGAACGTGTTTTCCGATCTGACCGATGAAGAGTACCGATCCTACTACCTCGGCATGAAATATGATGCCGATCCCCAATCTGTCCAGTCAGAGCTGGACAGCCAAAGGTATGCTGTGTCATCAGGTGAAATTCTCCCGGAGTCGGTTGATTGGAGGACGAAAGGCGCCGTCTCACCGATTAAGAACCAGGGAAAATGC ggaaGTTGTTGGGCTTTCTCGGCGATTGCAGCGGTGGAAAGTATCAACAAGATAGTAACAGGACAACTGATTGATTTGTCGGAGCAAGAACTTATTGACTGCGATCGAGCTAGCCTAGGCTGCTTAGCCGGGTACATTCTTACTGCATTCCAATTCATTGTTCGCAATGGTGGTATAGACACGGAAAAGGATTATCCTTATCGAGAAGCCAAAGGCACCTGCAATGCCACTAAG ATGAAATCAAAGGTGGTGAGCATAGACGGTTGGGAAAGAGTACCACCCTACGACGAAAATAGTTTAAAGAAAGCTGTCGCACAGCAGCCCATCAGCGTTGGCATTGAAGCTTATGGCAAGGAATTCAAAAATTATGTCTCG GGTATTTTCACGGGATACTGCAGAACCTCCCTAGATCATGCACTGGTGGTGGTGGGATATGGCAGTGAAAAAGGACTTGATTATTGGATAGTGAAGAATTCATGGGGAACGAATTGGGGTGAAAAAGGATATATGAGGATCGAGCGGAACAATGTTCCTAGCGGTAAGGGAAAAGGGAAATGCGGCATAGCTGTACAAGGTTTTTATCCCACAAAAAAAGGAAATGCCGGAGTAGGAGACGGTGTCGTTAGTACAGCATGA